The Bacillota bacterium nucleotide sequence CCATGTGATGGAATTCTCGGTCCTAGCCGGTTACACGGTGAGACTACTGCCAAAGGAGCTTGGCACGCCAGATGAAATATTGGAACGATATGGGATCGAACGGTCAACTTAGCACACGTTCTTTCTCTTTTTTCCCTGGGCTTATGTTAAAACCCCAGGACAAAAATCGTATGGTTCTTGCAAAATTAGGACTAAGGTCGGTATTCAAGGGTACAATTGGGACAAAACTAGGACATAGGTCTCAGAATTTGGGGCTGCAAATAATCTCGCATGAGACGTATATTCGGCAAAAAGGAGGAAAATCCTGCATGCCTTGGTAGGATTGTAAGAGGGAAAGGGGGAAAGGGCCTTTACAGGCCCCTATAGCCTATTTCTTCAGCTGGGCCAAAGCTTCTTCCCAGGTGGTTTTCAACTCTTCCACGAAGGGGATAATCGCCTCGATATCCTGCGGATTCTTTGAGATGTTGGCCGCCAGGATACGCCTGCTTAGGAAGTCATAAAGCTGCTTTAGGGCGACACTAACCTCATACTGGGGATCCAGCGCGGCGGAAAGTTCCCCCAGCAGGTCCTGGGCCCGCACCAGCTCCCGATGTGCCCCTTCCACATCCTTCCTTTCTAAGTTCAAAAGAGCTTTTCTTAGGGACTTGCGGATTCCGTCATAGACCACGAGGACCAAGCGCTCGGGAGTCTGGGTCGTGATCT carries:
- the fliS gene encoding flagellar export chaperone FliS, which encodes MFNFQNAYVQSQITTQTPERLVLVVYDGIRKSLRKALLNLERKDVEGAHRELVRAQDLLGELSAALDPQYEVSVALKQLYDFLSRRILAANISKNPQDIEAIIPFVEELKTTWEEALAQLKK